DNA sequence from the Asticcacaulis sp. AND118 genome:
ATGTCCAGCAGATCGTTGATCAACCGCAGCAGCAGTTGCGCATTGGTGCGCAGGGTTTCGACGATGCGGTACTGATCGTCATTGAGCGACGACTTGATGAGAATGTCCGATAGGCCCGTCACCACATTGAGCGGCGTTCTGATTTCGTGACTCATGGTGGCGAGGAAGTCGGTCTTGGCCTGAGACGCGGCCTCGGCGCGCTCCTTCGATGCCTGAAGCTCCTGCCGCTGGCGCTCGTTCTCGCGCAGCAGACGCTCCTTGGTGAAGGCCGCCTGCATGACGGCGGGCAGCAGGTCGAGATAGGCCTGATTGATGTCCTTCACCGCATAGTCGGCGGCGCCCAGTTCCATGGCCTCCAGCGCGATGGCTTCGTCGCCGCCGGCGGTGAGGATGATGACCGGCGTCGAATCCTCACGCGCCTTGAGGACTTTCAGCATCTCGATCCCGTTCATGCCGGGCAGGTTGTAGTCGAGCAGGACCAGATCGAAGGCCTGCGCCAACAGACGCTCAAGGCCCGCTTCGGCGGTTTCCGCCAGATCGACCTCAAGATTATGACGGCGGAAGCGCTTCTGCAGCAGGCGGCCCAGCGCCTCATCGTCCTCGATGTACAGAATACGGGTCAGGGCAGGATGGGACATAGGCATATTCATTTCGCCACGACGTTGGGGACCTTCACCACAGCGAGCATCAGGCCCAGCTTGCGGATGGCGTCGGAGAAGTTATCGTATTCGACCGGCTTGGTGATGTAGACATTGCAGCCCAGTTCATAGCAGCGATCTATTTCACGAGGGTTATCGGTCGTCGTCAAAACGATCACCGGTATGGCGCGCGTCGAAGGATCACCCTTGAGACGACGCAGGATCTCATAGCCGTCAATATGGGGGATATTAAGGTCGAGCAGAACCAGCGTGCGTTCATGCCGCTCGGTGTTCTGCGCCTCGCTCAGATTCCCGCCGAAGAAATAGTCGATCGCCGCCGCGCCGTCCTCGAAATGACGGATCGGATTGCCGATGCCGGCGCGCTCCAGATTCTTGCGGATCAGGCGGGC
Encoded proteins:
- a CDS encoding response regulator codes for the protein MIVPRFDDNFTLVMIEDDAGHARLIRKNLERAGIGNPIRHFEDGAAAIDYFFGGNLSEAQNTERHERTLVLLDLNIPHIDGYEILRRLKGDPSTRAIPVIVLTTTDNPREIDRCYELGCNVYITKPVEYDNFSDAIRKLGLMLAVVKVPNVVAK